The following proteins are encoded in a genomic region of Amycolatopsis sulphurea:
- a CDS encoding transposase, with protein sequence MYHTTGLTIEQITDLCGLVDMDTTAEQRRWPPILGLFNSAVIALTYMRCNRVQAELAEAYEVSQPTISRAITGMTPLIERVLRKFVPTADELDDQTQYIVDGTLLPCWSWADRPELYSGKHKTTGMNVQIACTLDGRLAWISDPIEGRRHDTYCLKESGALLTLNPDNWMGDKGYVGNYMLTPIKKPKHRKLLDWEKEFNTQINKIRYVIEQTIANVKTWRILHADYRRPIETFAETISTVIALHFYAAA encoded by the coding sequence ATGTATCATACCACTGGACTTACCATCGAGCAGATCACCGACCTGTGCGGGTTGGTCGACATGGATACCACAGCTGAGCAGCGTAGGTGGCCACCGATTCTGGGCCTGTTCAACTCGGCGGTGATCGCGCTGACATACATGCGATGCAATCGGGTTCAGGCCGAACTGGCGGAAGCGTACGAGGTATCTCAACCGACAATCAGTCGTGCGATCACCGGAATGACGCCGCTGATAGAACGTGTTCTCAGGAAGTTCGTGCCGACGGCGGACGAATTGGACGACCAGACGCAGTACATCGTGGACGGAACCCTGCTGCCGTGCTGGTCATGGGCCGATCGCCCGGAGCTGTACTCCGGCAAGCACAAGACGACCGGCATGAACGTACAGATCGCTTGCACCCTTGACGGACGACTCGCGTGGATCTCCGATCCCATCGAAGGACGCCGGCACGACACGTACTGCCTGAAGGAATCCGGGGCGCTTCTGACTCTGAATCCGGACAACTGGATGGGCGACAAAGGATACGTGGGAAATTATATGCTCACCCCGATCAAGAAGCCGAAGCACCGCAAGCTCTTGGACTGGGAGAAGGAATTCAACACCCAGATCAACAAGATTCGCTACGTCATCGAGCAGACCATCGCCAACGTCAAAACCTGGAGGATCCTGCACGCCGACTACCGACGGCCCATTGAGACCTTCGCGGAAACCATCTCAACGGTAATCGCTCTGCACTTCTATGCGGCTGCGTGA
- a CDS encoding ESX secretion-associated protein EspG: MLVLDRELVLPADCLPLAAELAGVSLPAALSPDPLWRDPDEARHYRDTAVQNLAEHGTWGRGGPREDFMQTMTVLCRGASELSATVESRPKHHYRLVVAATGTDAILACHVPASGQVLLRPARPEALAEELISELPTLPPATGPAMSVPEPDLRHAAKGTPARRDVRRVLDVTMLPRTGAGQITATVRDRLGRRRSNSDTCTYYDTQQGRYLFSISKEPGHDRHINVTPARPETMTAQLRALLDNLH; the protein is encoded by the coding sequence ATGCTCGTACTCGACCGTGAACTAGTGCTGCCCGCCGACTGCCTACCCCTCGCCGCAGAACTGGCCGGAGTGTCACTTCCCGCGGCACTGTCCCCCGACCCACTATGGCGCGACCCGGACGAAGCCAGGCACTACCGCGACACCGCAGTACAGAACCTTGCCGAGCACGGCACCTGGGGCCGAGGCGGACCACGTGAAGACTTCATGCAGACCATGACCGTACTGTGCCGCGGAGCCAGCGAACTCTCCGCGACCGTCGAGTCCCGGCCCAAGCATCACTACCGGCTGGTGGTAGCAGCCACCGGGACGGACGCGATACTCGCCTGTCACGTACCCGCGTCGGGGCAGGTGCTGCTGCGCCCGGCCCGGCCGGAAGCGCTCGCCGAGGAACTGATCAGCGAACTGCCCACCCTGCCCCCCGCGACCGGACCCGCCATGTCGGTACCGGAACCCGACCTGCGGCACGCCGCCAAGGGAACCCCAGCACGGCGCGACGTACGGCGGGTACTGGACGTGACCATGCTCCCCCGCACCGGCGCCGGCCAGATCACCGCGACCGTCCGCGACAGGCTCGGCCGCCGACGATCAAACAGCGACACCTGCACCTACTACGACACCCAACAAGGCCGTTACCTGTTCTCCATCAGCAAAGAACCCGGCCACGACCGCCACATCAACGTCACACCAGCCCGCCCCGAAACAATGACCGCGCAGCTGCGCGCACTACTGGACAACCTCCACTGA
- a CDS encoding DUF3558 domain-containing protein yields MTKTTTRTAALSLLLLVATACSPAPGTPSPAYPSNIPTSAASTGPKEPQVTNPLDATKFEQNPCSALTQAQAAQVFNAVRNRKITGNVAPICTWNDNNDNSLSLGFLPGQGLSASYENGTNAGGGYFEVAPMVSGYPATFSGATDDRKSGGCQIGVGVKNDEIFTFSAILDKTSPSYGDPCSLVTKAAEAAVATIKAGA; encoded by the coding sequence GTGACGAAAACCACCACCCGCACGGCAGCACTCAGCCTCCTGCTCCTTGTCGCCACTGCCTGCTCGCCCGCGCCTGGCACGCCAAGCCCCGCGTACCCGAGCAACATTCCGACGTCGGCGGCGAGCACAGGCCCAAAAGAGCCTCAGGTAACGAATCCGCTCGACGCAACCAAATTCGAGCAGAACCCGTGTTCAGCCCTTACCCAAGCGCAAGCCGCTCAAGTATTCAACGCTGTACGCAATCGGAAAATCACTGGAAATGTCGCGCCTATCTGCACTTGGAATGACAACAACGACAACAGTCTCAGCCTCGGCTTTCTCCCTGGCCAAGGGCTTTCCGCCAGCTACGAGAATGGCACAAACGCCGGGGGGGGCTACTTCGAAGTAGCCCCCATGGTCTCCGGGTACCCGGCCACATTTTCGGGCGCCACAGATGACCGCAAGAGCGGCGGGTGCCAAATCGGCGTCGGCGTCAAGAACGACGAGATCTTCACCTTCTCGGCGATCCTTGACAAAACTTCACCCTCCTACGGCGACCCATGTTCATTGGTGACCAAAGCTGCCGAAGCCGCAGTGGCAACGATCAAGGCAGGTGCATGA